From the genome of Sphingobacterium sp. UGAL515B_05:
ACCACCCCCACCAGAAGATCCGCCACCAAAGCTTCCACCGCCACCACTACTACTAGATCCTCCGCCAGAGCTACTCGATGTTGAGCGCACTTTAACTGGAGTCGAGTGTTCAGCATGAGATACCCGATGTCCACAATTCTTACACAAGTCAAAGCGTTCCTCTAATCCCTGCGAACTATAAGTTGCTGCACGTATCGTCTTGGTACGTCCAGTTTCAAACGTTCTATAATGACATGCAGGACATTCAGTGAACCCAACATTCTCGTCCCAGGGAACCAACTTTGTTTCATTGTTCACCTGATCTATCCAGATTTCGTACGAACGGCTACCGATTTTTTCCTCCAAAAGCTGCCCCTTATCCAGGTACGCACTTTCACGGGTAGATACATCGTCCTTATTCATGCGCAACCAGCGACCAGATTGATCCGGCGGCATCAATCGAAGTTCATTCTTCCGAATGCGCTTGTTTAATCCAATGAGATCAAATAGTGCCAATGGACTCAGTAATAGCGGAACCAAACCCCAGACACGAAATTTACGTAGGGCCTTTTGAATATTTTCCTCATCCTGATAGGAATTAACAATTTGCGTGCGGCTTGCATTGTATTTCATGGCCAGGGTAATACTACCAAAAACAACTATAAAATAAGGTAGATTTTTCCACTGATAGACCTCCTCAAAATTATTGAGGGCAAATGCACAGATAAACACCGAGATAAACATTAATATCCCCATACAGCCGCATCCACTGACTAAAGGCGGAAAATATTTACTTTTTTTGGTCAACTTTCCTTTGATCGCTCGCGTCACCTCGCCCAACCAGATATAAC
Proteins encoded in this window:
- a CDS encoding TPM domain-containing protein, translating into MQRLHRFSIFLLIWVGSCLPGLSAFGQFIAYTVDNLPSPKLKGQDYFVSNPDGILSSGTVAELDGLSTQIEAATKGEFAIVVVNDYVGDSDFEFALKLFNTWGIGKKESNNGLLLFIAKDRHEYRFITGYGMESILPDAYLKRIGEKYLVPNFRNEDYDRGVTEAAEFIKTILTSPDSKAELERLMPEATPVWSFKSPILRNSLLVLGLFVICYIWLGEVTRAIKGKLTKKSKYFPPLVSGCGCMGILMFISVFICAFALNNFEEVYQWKNLPYFIVVFGSITLAMKYNASRTQIVNSYQDEENIQKALRKFRVWGLVPLLLSPLALFDLIGLNKRIRKNELRLMPPDQSGRWLRMNKDDVSTRESAYLDKGQLLEEKIGSRSYEIWIDQVNNETKLVPWDENVGFTECPACHYRTFETGRTKTIRAATYSSQGLEERFDLCKNCGHRVSHAEHSTPVKVRSTSSSSGGGSSSSGGGGSFGGGSSGGGGAGGRW